A stretch of the Teretinema zuelzerae genome encodes the following:
- the hgcA gene encoding mercury methylation corrinoid protein HgcA translates to MLRRVISARQGSPAMKAAIPARAVSSKLSIGDRLAAARLRLGIGRNKAAIGPGLYFAGKPDPNSPVLVTSNYRLSFDALRKELSGVNAWIMAIDTKGVNVWCAAGKGTFCAGEIARRARLCGLDAAAPKAPLILPQLSASGVDANELRRATGRKVLFGPVRARDIKPYLEAGMRKTAGMSTVDFTLADRAVLIPIELVHARPLFLASLIVPLALALPFDPLYGARYGAYAAYLAASLAAGAAGVPLLLPWLPGRFFSVRSLAPFAATTAAAALCAFSSPGGMGSPRLAETFHAVPTTAAVLLSGAAAAYIAMNFTGSSTFTNQKGAEL, encoded by the coding sequence ATGCTGCGCCGGGTAATCTCCGCCCGGCAGGGTTCGCCGGCGATGAAGGCCGCGATTCCCGCGCGCGCCGTCTCGTCGAAGCTGTCGATCGGGGACAGGCTCGCGGCGGCTCGACTCAGGCTCGGAATCGGACGGAATAAAGCCGCCATCGGACCAGGACTGTACTTTGCAGGAAAGCCCGACCCGAATTCGCCGGTTCTCGTGACGTCGAACTATCGGCTCTCGTTCGACGCGCTCAGAAAGGAACTCTCGGGCGTAAATGCGTGGATTATGGCGATCGACACGAAGGGCGTGAACGTGTGGTGCGCCGCGGGAAAGGGAACGTTCTGCGCCGGGGAAATCGCGCGAAGAGCGCGGCTTTGCGGATTGGACGCGGCCGCGCCGAAGGCTCCGCTGATACTCCCCCAGCTTTCCGCGAGCGGAGTCGACGCGAACGAACTGCGCCGGGCGACCGGCAGAAAGGTTCTGTTCGGACCCGTCCGCGCGCGAGACATCAAACCGTATCTGGAAGCGGGAATGAGAAAAACCGCCGGCATGAGTACGGTTGATTTCACTCTTGCGGATCGCGCGGTGCTGATTCCCATCGAGCTGGTCCATGCCCGGCCGTTGTTTCTCGCGTCGCTTATCGTTCCCCTCGCCCTCGCCCTGCCCTTCGATCCGCTGTACGGCGCGCGCTATGGAGCGTATGCGGCGTATCTCGCCGCCTCTCTCGCCGCGGGAGCCGCCGGGGTTCCGCTGCTCCTGCCCTGGCTTCCCGGCCGCTTTTTCTCGGTACGTTCGCTCGCCCCCTTCGCGGCGACGACAGCAGCGGCTGCCCTCTGCGCGTTTTCATCGCCCGGCGGCATGGGCAGCCCGCGGCTCGCCGAAACCTTCCACGCCGTTCCGACGACGGCCGCCGTTCTGTTATCGGGCGCGGCCGCGGCCTACATCGCGATGAACTTCACCGGATCGTCCACATTCACGAATCAGAAGGGAGCCGAGCTC
- a CDS encoding MarR family winged helix-turn-helix transcriptional regulator has translation MNKQTIRRFRKSMRSLERETGMLLAGETACCSVTVAQCHLMLEMEERGPSSLQDLADALALDKSTLSRTADSLVREGWAERTEDETSRRKISLVLTGTGRGKCDYIHALCDGQYRALFARIPADKHEAVLESVALIAAAMAEERTEGGAGKAKGADSCCAG, from the coding sequence ATGAACAAACAAACAATCAGAAGATTCCGGAAATCCATGCGTTCGCTCGAACGGGAAACCGGAATGCTTCTCGCCGGCGAAACGGCTTGCTGTTCGGTCACCGTCGCCCAGTGCCATCTTATGCTGGAAATGGAAGAGCGCGGGCCTTCGAGCCTGCAGGATCTCGCCGACGCGCTCGCCCTCGACAAAAGCACGCTGAGCCGGACCGCCGACTCCCTTGTGCGCGAGGGATGGGCCGAGCGGACCGAAGACGAAACGAGCCGCCGCAAAATCTCGCTCGTTCTCACCGGAACGGGACGCGGGAAGTGCGATTACATACATGCATTATGCGACGGACAATACCGGGCCCTGTTCGCCCGAATCCCCGCGGACAAGCACGAAGCGGTTCTCGAATCGGTCGCCCTCATTGCAGCGGCCATGGCCGAGGAGCGGACGGAAGGCGGAGCAGGAAAAGCGAAGGGAGCGGACTCATGCTGCGCCGGGTAA
- a CDS encoding Rieske (2Fe-2S) protein, whose protein sequence is MKVLVGSEFDVRNNFITEFSHEGKPYVVYCYKRTICVFAAKCPHAQGDLRRADYEDEYVVCPSHGLRFSLKTGEVDVNDIKDDFRNNIIARGIDSMRLKLLPVEIEDGSVYVEI, encoded by the coding sequence ATGAAAGTATTAGTCGGAAGCGAATTCGACGTGCGCAATAACTTCATCACGGAGTTTTCTCACGAGGGAAAACCGTACGTCGTCTACTGCTATAAAAGAACCATCTGCGTATTCGCGGCGAAGTGCCCCCACGCCCAGGGAGATCTGCGCAGGGCGGATTACGAGGACGAATACGTGGTGTGTCCCAGCCACGGTTTGCGATTCAGCCTGAAAACCGGGGAAGTCGACGTCAACGACATCAAAGACGATTTCAGAAACAACATCATTGCGAGAGGAATCGATTCGATGAGGCTGAAATTGCTTCCGGTCGAAATCGAGGACGGTAGCGTATACGTCGAAATTTGA
- the carB gene encoding carbamoyl-phosphate synthase large subunit produces the protein MKRTDINKVLIIGSGPIVIGQACEFDYSGTQACKALREQGYKIVLVNSNPATIMTDPVMADATYIEPLNIRRLEQIIEKERPDALLPNLGGQTGLNLACELSKAGILDKYNVKVIGVNLEAIERGEDREIFKNTMRELGIDTPRSDIAHTVQDAEKIAERLGYPVVVRPAYTMGGAGGGLVYNVEELQTIAARGLELSMTHQLLIEESILGWEELEVEVVRDSKNQMIAICFIENIDAVGVHTGDSFCSAPFLTIDKKLEERLKAEAFKIVESIGVIGGTNVQFAHDPKTGRVVIIEINPRTSRSSALASKATGFPIALISAKLASGLTLDEIPYWRDGSLEKYTPSGDYVVLKFARWAFEKFRGVEDKLGTQMKAVGEVMSIGKTFKETFQKAIRGLENSRHGLGFAKDFNKKSLEELTDMLRFPSSERYFILYEALRKGADVQKLYELTYIKPYFLEQMKELVVLEEEILKNPGRLPADELLVRAKKDGFSDKYLAKILGIREKDVRKKRTELGVTEAWEAVPVSGKENTYYYYSTYNAADRSVASANPKKIMILGGGPNRIGQGIEFDYCCVHAAMALREQGYETIMVNCNPETVSTDYDTSDKLYFEPVTAEDVLQIYAKEKPAGVIVQFGGQTPLNIARELSDEGAAILGTSIDSIDIAEDRDLFRKMMDNLAVPMPESGMAADIDEAVKVASGIGYPLMIRPSFVLGGRGMEVIYDENMLREYVAKAVGVTPDRPLLLDRFLRNAVECEADALADGDEVYIPAVMEHVELAGVHSGDSACVIPPVSIDAAHLATIKDYTTKIAKALHVCGLMNMQYAIEDGKVYVLEANPRASRTVPLVSKVCNTQMAGLATRLMLGEKVPALKLKDKIIPHFGAKEAVFPFEKFPEVDPVLGPEMRSTGEVLGLSDSYALAFYKSQEGAGTFLPSELDPAKGAGKVLISLSDKTGQSSEAVKVGKVFESLGFAILATSGTAEFYRAAGVKCETISKLNEGRPNVLDVVLNRQVNLVINTPSGRRDALADDAVIRKAAIKYRVPYITTLSAALAAAEGIRAARGGKGGVKSVQEYHTAITEA, from the coding sequence ATGAAACGGACAGATATTAACAAGGTATTGATTATAGGTTCCGGCCCGATCGTCATCGGTCAGGCATGCGAGTTCGATTATTCCGGCACGCAGGCGTGCAAGGCGTTGCGCGAGCAGGGTTATAAAATCGTCCTGGTTAATTCTAATCCGGCGACCATCATGACAGACCCGGTCATGGCGGACGCTACGTATATTGAGCCCCTCAATATCCGCAGGCTCGAGCAGATCATTGAAAAAGAGCGTCCCGACGCCCTCCTGCCGAACCTCGGCGGGCAAACCGGCCTCAACCTCGCCTGCGAACTGAGCAAGGCCGGAATTCTCGACAAATACAACGTGAAGGTTATCGGCGTCAATCTTGAAGCCATAGAACGCGGGGAAGACCGGGAAATTTTCAAGAACACCATGCGCGAGCTGGGCATCGACACACCCCGCTCAGATATCGCCCACACCGTCCAGGATGCGGAGAAAATTGCCGAACGGCTCGGCTATCCGGTAGTCGTGCGGCCCGCGTACACCATGGGCGGCGCCGGTGGCGGGCTCGTATACAACGTAGAAGAGCTTCAGACGATCGCCGCGCGCGGACTCGAGCTTTCCATGACTCATCAGCTGCTCATAGAAGAATCCATTCTCGGCTGGGAGGAGCTCGAAGTCGAAGTGGTGCGCGATTCAAAAAACCAGATGATTGCCATCTGCTTCATCGAAAATATCGACGCAGTCGGCGTGCACACCGGCGATTCCTTTTGCTCGGCGCCCTTCCTGACCATCGATAAAAAGCTGGAGGAGCGTCTAAAAGCCGAAGCCTTCAAGATCGTCGAATCCATCGGGGTAATCGGCGGAACGAACGTCCAGTTCGCCCACGACCCGAAAACCGGCCGCGTGGTCATCATCGAAATCAATCCGCGCACCTCGCGCTCCTCGGCCCTTGCTTCCAAGGCCACCGGCTTCCCGATCGCCCTCATTTCCGCGAAGCTCGCCTCCGGCCTCACCCTCGACGAAATTCCGTACTGGAGGGACGGCAGCCTGGAGAAATACACTCCCTCCGGAGACTACGTCGTTCTCAAATTCGCGCGCTGGGCCTTCGAAAAATTCCGCGGGGTCGAGGACAAGCTCGGCACCCAGATGAAGGCGGTAGGAGAGGTCATGTCCATAGGGAAGACCTTCAAGGAAACCTTCCAGAAGGCGATCCGCGGGCTCGAGAATTCCCGCCACGGCCTGGGCTTCGCCAAGGATTTCAACAAAAAGTCTCTGGAAGAGCTCACGGACATGCTTCGCTTTCCGTCGAGCGAGCGCTACTTCATTCTCTACGAAGCGCTGAGGAAGGGCGCCGATGTTCAGAAGCTCTACGAGCTTACCTACATCAAGCCGTACTTCCTGGAACAGATGAAGGAACTCGTTGTCCTCGAAGAAGAAATTCTCAAAAACCCCGGACGCCTTCCTGCCGACGAATTGCTCGTCAGGGCCAAGAAAGACGGCTTTTCCGATAAGTATCTGGCGAAGATTCTCGGCATCCGGGAAAAAGACGTCCGCAAAAAACGCACCGAACTCGGCGTCACGGAAGCCTGGGAAGCCGTTCCCGTTTCCGGCAAGGAAAACACCTACTATTACTACTCGACCTACAACGCGGCGGACCGCAGCGTCGCGAGCGCCAATCCCAAGAAAATCATGATCCTGGGCGGCGGACCGAACCGGATCGGGCAGGGCATCGAGTTCGACTATTGCTGCGTCCACGCGGCGATGGCCCTCCGCGAACAGGGCTACGAGACCATCATGGTCAACTGCAATCCGGAAACCGTTTCCACCGACTACGACACGAGCGACAAGCTCTACTTCGAACCGGTCACGGCCGAAGACGTTCTGCAAATCTACGCCAAGGAAAAGCCGGCCGGCGTTATCGTTCAGTTCGGCGGACAGACCCCGCTCAACATCGCGCGCGAACTCTCCGACGAAGGAGCTGCAATCCTCGGCACGAGCATCGATTCGATCGACATCGCGGAAGACCGCGACCTCTTCCGCAAAATGATGGATAATCTGGCCGTACCGATGCCCGAGTCCGGCATGGCGGCCGATATCGACGAAGCGGTCAAGGTCGCTTCCGGCATCGGGTATCCGCTGATGATCCGCCCCTCCTTCGTTCTCGGCGGCCGCGGCATGGAAGTCATCTACGACGAAAACATGCTGCGCGAATACGTCGCGAAGGCAGTCGGCGTAACTCCCGACCGGCCGCTGCTTTTGGACCGATTCCTCAGAAACGCGGTGGAATGCGAAGCCGACGCGCTCGCCGACGGAGATGAAGTGTATATTCCCGCGGTCATGGAGCACGTCGAGCTCGCCGGGGTCCACTCGGGCGACTCTGCCTGCGTTATTCCGCCGGTGTCGATCGACGCCGCCCATCTGGCGACTATCAAGGACTACACGACGAAGATCGCGAAAGCCCTCCACGTTTGCGGCTTGATGAACATGCAGTACGCTATCGAAGACGGAAAGGTCTACGTGCTCGAGGCGAACCCGCGCGCGAGCAGGACCGTTCCCCTCGTTTCCAAGGTGTGCAACACTCAGATGGCGGGCCTCGCCACCCGTTTGATGCTGGGAGAAAAAGTCCCGGCCTTGAAGCTCAAAGACAAGATTATTCCGCATTTCGGCGCGAAGGAAGCGGTGTTCCCGTTCGAGAAATTTCCGGAAGTCGATCCGGTGCTCGGGCCGGAAATGCGTTCCACCGGCGAAGTCCTCGGCCTCTCGGACAGCTACGCGCTGGCGTTCTATAAGTCGCAGGAGGGTGCGGGCACATTCCTGCCCTCCGAGCTCGATCCGGCCAAAGGAGCGGGAAAGGTGCTCATCAGCCTCTCCGATAAAACCGGACAGAGCAGCGAGGCGGTCAAGGTCGGCAAGGTGTTCGAATCGCTCGGCTTCGCCATCCTGGCGACCAGCGGAACCGCGGAGTTCTACCGAGCCGCCGGCGTGAAGTGCGAAACCATCTCCAAGCTGAACGAGGGCCGCCCGAACGTGCTGGACGTCGTGCTGAACCGCCAGGTCAACCTGGTGATCAACACTCCGAGCGGCAGGCGCGACGCCCTCGCCGACGACGCGGTCATCCGGAAGGCAGCGATCAAATACCGCGTTCCCTACATCACGACCCTTTCCGCGGCTCTCGCGGCGGCCGAGGGAATCCGGGCGGCTCGCGGCGGAAAAGGCGGCGTTAAGTCGGTGCAGGAATATCATACGGCGATCACCGAGGCCTAA
- a CDS encoding MarR family winged helix-turn-helix transcriptional regulator, translating to MQSDRASLTIIDLISEQHAVLRKATEDVWAKTEDVHFSHTDFYLISKIAQKDLSISQAAEMIKISRQAMHKAAAKLKERGFIEYRHLPGNQRDKHMYLTEAGTECARKYERIKINLENRIKTAVGEKSFSLLKEILGRNLV from the coding sequence ATGCAAAGCGACAGAGCATCTCTGACCATCATCGATTTAATCAGCGAGCAACATGCGGTTCTGCGAAAAGCGACTGAAGACGTTTGGGCCAAGACGGAAGACGTCCATTTCTCTCATACGGATTTTTATCTTATATCGAAAATCGCCCAAAAGGATCTTTCCATCTCGCAAGCCGCGGAAATGATAAAAATCAGCCGGCAGGCCATGCACAAAGCGGCGGCAAAACTGAAAGAGCGCGGGTTTATTGAATACCGTCACCTGCCGGGAAATCAACGGGACAAGCACATGTATCTCACTGAAGCGGGAACGGAATGCGCCAGGAAATACGAGCGAATTAAAATAAACCTTGAGAATCGAATTAAGACCGCTGTCGGGGAAAAGTCCTTTTCGCTTTTAAAAGAAATACTGGGGCGGAATTTGGTATAA
- a CDS encoding DUF2798 domain-containing protein has protein sequence MGNTIFQKRLFTAMMCFFMVLGMTLYNIILHSGFGLHVLTDMLKELWIVYAVALVLDLFLVGPLAKKFVFSVIKPVSKPAVVLSISTCMVFCMVTLMSIFGSVMASGVSAEAVSGYPSVCIRNLIAALPLNLLIVSPLARALFMFLFPELREERIDTEKR, from the coding sequence ATGGGCAATACGATTTTTCAGAAACGCCTTTTTACGGCGATGATGTGCTTCTTCATGGTTTTGGGAATGACGCTGTATAATATCATTCTTCACAGCGGATTCGGGCTTCATGTGTTGACGGATATGCTCAAGGAATTGTGGATCGTATACGCGGTCGCTTTGGTTCTTGATCTGTTCCTCGTCGGTCCTCTGGCGAAGAAATTCGTATTTTCCGTTATTAAACCCGTCAGCAAGCCGGCCGTCGTTCTTTCGATTTCCACGTGCATGGTTTTTTGCATGGTGACTCTGATGTCGATATTCGGTTCAGTCATGGCGAGCGGCGTATCGGCAGAGGCGGTTTCCGGCTATCCTTCAGTCTGTATCCGCAATTTGATCGCGGCTCTTCCCCTGAATCTCTTGATCGTGTCTCCCCTGGCGCGAGCTCTTTTCATGTTCCTGTTTCCCGAGCTTCGGGAGGAGCGCATTGACACGGAAAAAAGATGA
- a CDS encoding 2-dehydropantoate 2-reductase: MFSYNIIGTGAVGGYYGGRLSQSGRDVRFLARSDADEIRKHGLIVDSVKGDFILPEVPVFTSAAGMPAADVVVVSTKSTGNARLPEILEPLVSPGTIVLMLQNGLGMEEELAVRFPEAIVVGGMCFICAQKRKPARISHLDYGEITFAAFDPRGEAVLEALKKDFEESLVPITLAASLGAARWRKLLWNIPYNGMSVILGADTKTMMDDPSSRAIIRRLMEEVAQGAASCGFRFDEGAVDKMLAYTDGMKPYEPSMKLDFDYGRPMEIEYMYRNPIAEAKKRGCELPAVSMLADLLEFRQRRANADRNAPA; the protein is encoded by the coding sequence ATGTTTTCATACAATATTATCGGGACCGGCGCCGTGGGCGGCTATTACGGCGGGCGCCTTTCGCAGTCGGGACGCGATGTCCGCTTTCTTGCCCGCAGCGACGCCGATGAAATCCGCAAGCACGGGCTGATCGTCGACTCGGTGAAGGGCGATTTCATCCTTCCCGAAGTTCCGGTGTTCACCAGCGCCGCCGGGATGCCTGCCGCGGACGTCGTCGTCGTTTCGACCAAATCAACCGGCAACGCCCGGCTCCCGGAAATCCTCGAACCCCTCGTTAGCCCGGGAACGATTGTGCTCATGCTGCAGAACGGACTGGGCATGGAGGAAGAACTCGCCGTCCGCTTCCCGGAGGCGATCGTCGTCGGCGGCATGTGCTTCATCTGCGCGCAAAAAAGAAAACCCGCCCGCATTTCCCATCTCGACTACGGAGAAATAACCTTCGCCGCCTTCGACCCGCGCGGAGAAGCGGTGCTTGAAGCGCTGAAAAAAGATTTCGAAGAATCCCTCGTTCCGATCACGCTCGCGGCCTCTCTCGGAGCCGCCCGCTGGCGCAAGCTGTTGTGGAACATCCCGTATAACGGCATGAGCGTGATACTCGGGGCCGACACGAAAACGATGATGGACGATCCTTCCTCGCGGGCGATCATTCGCCGCTTGATGGAAGAAGTCGCGCAGGGAGCGGCATCCTGCGGCTTCCGATTCGACGAAGGCGCCGTGGACAAGATGCTCGCCTATACCGACGGAATGAAGCCCTACGAACCGAGCATGAAGCTCGACTTCGACTACGGCCGTCCGATGGAAATCGAATACATGTACCGCAACCCCATCGCCGAGGCGAAAAAGCGCGGCTGCGAACTTCCCGCCGTCTCCATGCTCGCGGATCTTCTGGAGTTCCGGCAGCGGCGGGCGAACGCCGATCGAAACGCCCCCGCGTGA
- a CDS encoding cation:proton antiporter, translating to MQFNMMFALLLAGGWLSGKLFAKARLPGILGMVVFGIVCSLTIKSSAPSILWELNPYLKSFALIVILLRAGLGISRATLKKVGLTAFLMAWVPCVFETAALTALFHAVFGFDWAVSGLTAAMLAAVSPAVVVPSMLDLKAKKRGQKNEVPTIVMAGASIDDVFAITIFSVFLGLAAGEGTRALKAALSVPLSITAGIASGALAGAALLYVFKRRYATIRATEKALILLVCATVLVQIGDDFHFAALLGIMTIGFILLERHEKIAHEIAGKLSKIWVFAEIVLFVMIGFSLEPAAALDAGFRGVLVILAGLVFRSLGVWLATAFSPLTVRERLFCAIAYIPKATVQAALGGVALSRGIPEGNAILAIAVLAILVTAPLGLLGIRFFGNRLLEADGDSPVPLG from the coding sequence GTGCAATTCAATATGATGTTCGCACTCCTGCTCGCCGGAGGCTGGCTTTCGGGAAAGCTGTTCGCGAAGGCCCGGCTGCCGGGAATTCTCGGCATGGTCGTGTTCGGCATCGTTTGCTCGCTCACCATTAAATCGAGCGCGCCTTCGATTTTGTGGGAGCTCAACCCCTACCTGAAATCATTCGCCCTCATCGTCATCCTTCTCCGCGCGGGCCTCGGCATCAGCCGCGCGACCTTGAAAAAAGTCGGGCTCACCGCCTTTCTCATGGCCTGGGTTCCCTGCGTCTTCGAGACCGCCGCCCTGACGGCGCTTTTTCATGCCGTATTCGGCTTCGATTGGGCGGTTTCAGGCTTGACCGCCGCGATGCTCGCCGCCGTCTCCCCGGCCGTGGTAGTGCCTTCGATGCTCGACCTCAAGGCGAAAAAGCGGGGACAAAAAAACGAGGTTCCCACCATCGTCATGGCCGGAGCTTCGATAGACGACGTGTTCGCCATCACCATCTTTTCCGTCTTCCTCGGTTTGGCGGCCGGCGAAGGAACGAGAGCGCTGAAAGCAGCACTCTCTGTTCCGCTTTCGATCACGGCGGGAATCGCCTCCGGCGCCCTCGCAGGAGCGGCCCTTCTGTACGTGTTCAAGCGCCGCTACGCGACCATCAGGGCTACGGAAAAGGCCCTCATACTGCTCGTATGCGCGACAGTTCTCGTGCAGATCGGCGACGACTTCCACTTTGCGGCCCTGCTCGGCATCATGACCATCGGCTTCATCCTCCTCGAACGCCACGAAAAAATCGCGCACGAAATAGCGGGCAAGCTTTCGAAAATTTGGGTGTTCGCGGAAATCGTTTTGTTCGTGATGATCGGCTTTTCGCTCGAGCCGGCGGCGGCCCTCGACGCGGGATTCCGCGGAGTTCTCGTCATTCTTGCCGGCCTCGTATTCCGCTCGCTCGGCGTCTGGTTGGCGACCGCGTTCTCTCCCCTGACCGTCCGCGAACGTCTTTTCTGCGCCATCGCCTACATTCCCAAAGCGACCGTCCAGGCGGCTCTCGGCGGGGTCGCCCTGTCTCGCGGCATTCCCGAAGGAAACGCGATTCTCGCGATAGCCGTGCTCGCCATCCTCGTCACCGCCCCCCTGGGCCTTCTGGGCATCAGATTCTTCGGCAACCGCCTCCTGGAAGCGGACGGAGACTCTCCGGTTCCGCTCGGATAA
- the pdxT gene encoding pyridoxal 5'-phosphate synthase glutaminase subunit PdxT, with protein MIGVLALQGGFERHRAVFESLRKESREVRTVGDLELCGALVIPGGESTVITRQLMKPGTGPGTGASYEPGPLWKAIRDFIESGKPVMGTCAGLIMLARSCGDERVASFGALPVDVERNAYGRQKDSFVEQVALEFGSDSPFGREKENRAPFPATFIRAPMITGLGEGVAVLARSRRFLSGEQTEGTPILARYDNILGLSFHPELNPEDSRIHRYFLGMTRE; from the coding sequence ATGATCGGAGTGCTTGCGCTTCAAGGCGGTTTCGAACGCCACCGGGCGGTATTCGAATCGCTCAGGAAGGAATCGCGGGAAGTGCGCACCGTCGGAGACCTCGAGCTCTGCGGCGCCCTTGTCATTCCCGGAGGCGAATCGACCGTAATCACGCGGCAGCTGATGAAACCGGGCACCGGACCGGGAACGGGAGCCTCGTACGAGCCGGGGCCGCTGTGGAAGGCGATCCGCGATTTCATCGAGTCGGGAAAGCCCGTCATGGGCACCTGCGCCGGCCTCATCATGCTCGCCCGATCCTGCGGCGACGAACGGGTAGCGAGCTTCGGCGCGCTCCCGGTCGATGTGGAACGGAACGCCTACGGACGGCAGAAAGACTCGTTCGTCGAGCAGGTAGCCCTCGAGTTCGGTTCAGACTCCCCGTTCGGGAGAGAAAAAGAAAACAGGGCGCCCTTCCCCGCGACCTTTATCCGCGCGCCGATGATTACCGGACTCGGCGAGGGAGTCGCGGTTCTCGCCCGGTCCCGTCGCTTCCTTTCCGGGGAACAGACTGAGGGAACTCCGATACTGGCGAGATACGACAACATTCTCGGACTCTCGTTCCATCCGGAACTCAATCCCGAGGACTCGCGCATCCATCGGTACTTTCTCGGCATGACGAGAGAATGA
- the pdxS gene encoding pyridoxal 5'-phosphate synthase lyase subunit PdxS, which translates to MNKREEFSVKIGLAEMLKGGVIMDVTNVEQAMIAEQAGAAAVMALERIPSDIRKEGGVSRMSDPKMIADIQKAVSIPVMAKCRIGHFVEARILEELGIDFIDESEVLTPADEEFHIAKHDFKAPFVCGCRNLGEALRRIGEGAAMIRTKGEAGTGDIVEAVRHMRRLMADIRRISNMDEAELMTAAKELQAPYELLLETRRLGKLPVPNFAAGGVATPADAALMMHLGAESVFVGSGIFKSKDPEQRARAIVAAVAHYKDPAVLLQVSTGLGPAMDGIPVSGMAESEKIAGRGW; encoded by the coding sequence ATGAATAAACGCGAAGAATTTTCTGTGAAAATCGGACTCGCCGAGATGCTCAAGGGCGGAGTCATCATGGATGTAACGAACGTCGAACAGGCGATGATAGCCGAACAGGCGGGAGCCGCGGCGGTCATGGCCCTTGAGCGCATTCCCAGCGATATCAGGAAGGAAGGCGGGGTATCCCGCATGAGCGATCCCAAGATGATCGCCGACATACAGAAGGCGGTCTCGATTCCCGTCATGGCGAAATGCCGCATCGGACATTTCGTTGAAGCGCGGATACTCGAGGAGCTCGGGATCGACTTCATCGACGAAAGCGAAGTGCTCACCCCGGCCGACGAGGAATTCCACATCGCGAAGCACGATTTCAAGGCTCCCTTCGTCTGCGGCTGCAGGAACCTCGGCGAAGCTCTCCGGAGAATCGGCGAAGGAGCGGCGATGATCCGCACGAAGGGAGAAGCGGGCACCGGCGATATAGTTGAAGCGGTCCGCCACATGAGGCGCCTCATGGCCGACATCAGAAGAATTTCGAATATGGACGAAGCGGAGCTGATGACCGCGGCGAAGGAGCTCCAGGCTCCCTACGAACTCTTGCTTGAAACCAGGCGCCTCGGAAAGCTGCCGGTTCCCAATTTCGCCGCGGGCGGAGTCGCGACTCCGGCGGACGCGGCACTCATGATGCATCTGGGAGCGGAATCGGTCTTTGTCGGTTCAGGAATTTTTAAATCGAAAGATCCCGAACAGCGGGCTCGCGCGATCGTAGCCGCGGTCGCTCACTACAAGGATCCGGCCGTGCTCTTGCAAGTTTCTACCGGACTCGGGCCGGCAATGGACGGCATTCCCGTCTCGGGCATGGCCGAATCCGAAAAAATCGCCGGGCGGGGCTGGTAA